The Candidatus Dechloromonas phosphoritropha genome includes a region encoding these proteins:
- a CDS encoding NUDIX domain-containing protein, translated as MSEGFSFCPRCAARLVEQTIDGVLRAACPEAVCAFVHWENPVPVVAALVEVGGRILLARNARWPEKVFGLVTGYLERGEAPEVAVAREVGEELGLRATTVKLVGLYPFAQKNQLIAAYHVVAEGKIVLNEELAEFRLIDPDKLKAWDFGTGPAVRDWLAGRAAAA; from the coding sequence ATGAGCGAGGGATTCAGCTTTTGCCCGCGTTGCGCCGCGCGCCTCGTCGAACAGACGATCGACGGCGTGCTCCGCGCCGCCTGTCCGGAGGCGGTCTGCGCTTTCGTACACTGGGAAAACCCGGTACCCGTGGTCGCCGCGCTGGTCGAGGTCGGCGGCCGTATCCTGCTGGCGCGCAACGCGCGCTGGCCGGAAAAGGTCTTCGGGCTGGTGACCGGCTACCTCGAGCGTGGGGAGGCGCCCGAAGTGGCGGTGGCACGCGAGGTTGGCGAAGAACTCGGGTTGCGGGCGACCACGGTCAAGCTGGTCGGGCTCTACCCTTTTGCGCAGAAAAACCAGTTGATAGCCGCTTATCACGTCGTCGCCGAGGGGAAGATCGTCCTCAATGAGGAACTCGCCGAGTTCCGGCTAATCGATCCGGACAAGCTCAAGGCCTGGGATTTCGGCACCGGCCCTGCAGTACGCGACTGGCTGGCGGGGCGCGCCGCCGCTGCCTAG
- a CDS encoding extracellular solute-binding protein — MSHFIRPLVIAASLALAFPALAAEPSAKQASKPAAKSTAKSVKKPVAKAAEKPEAAVAASGDFELAHNLSPEGEKALQGFVDRFNKDTGGNLKLVRLQKGERPAGLNLMHRYDMSEVLSQSKYFMPLYQMMAKAGVKLDADGLSNDLKANVVDAKGRLVALPVLYATPVLFYNKNALRKAKLNPEQPPKTWFEMQGMLDKLQDAGYSCPYTTAWPVWVHVDNVSAVSGLQATTDKGQLAFNGLPQVKHVAMMSTWTKANYFRLFGRRDEANQKFASGECAMITADSNQSIAFRDAKGVELGVAPMPYHEDVYGGRRPSLADGASLWVGAGRSPAEYKQAAKFVSYLLAPDNQIELVRAYGGLPLTAAARAAARSKILKDDDEALQAAYVSLKGTNSKLPSALNVSDIDAVRIITDEEIELAWSDKKPSKAALDTAVSRGMSVLNATPALKKAQPF; from the coding sequence ATGTCGCATTTCATTCGCCCCCTGGTAATCGCCGCCAGCCTGGCTCTGGCCTTTCCAGCGCTGGCCGCAGAACCTTCCGCCAAGCAGGCATCCAAGCCGGCTGCCAAATCGACTGCAAAATCTGTCAAGAAGCCCGTTGCGAAAGCTGCTGAAAAACCGGAGGCTGCCGTGGCCGCCTCGGGCGACTTCGAGCTGGCGCACAACCTGAGCCCGGAAGGCGAGAAGGCCCTGCAAGGCTTTGTCGATCGTTTTAACAAGGACACCGGCGGTAACCTGAAACTGGTGCGGCTGCAAAAAGGCGAGAGGCCGGCTGGTCTGAACCTGATGCATCGCTATGACATGAGCGAGGTGTTGAGCCAGTCGAAGTACTTCATGCCGCTCTATCAGATGATGGCCAAGGCAGGTGTCAAGCTGGATGCCGACGGGCTGTCGAATGACCTGAAGGCCAATGTCGTCGATGCCAAGGGTCGCCTGGTTGCCTTGCCGGTTCTCTACGCGACCCCGGTGCTGTTCTACAACAAGAACGCCTTGCGCAAGGCCAAGCTGAATCCGGAGCAGCCGCCGAAGACCTGGTTCGAGATGCAGGGCATGCTCGACAAACTGCAGGATGCTGGTTATTCGTGTCCCTACACCACGGCCTGGCCGGTTTGGGTGCATGTCGACAACGTCAGCGCAGTTTCCGGCTTGCAGGCGACGACTGACAAGGGTCAGCTTGCTTTCAACGGCCTGCCGCAGGTCAAACACGTGGCGATGATGTCGACGTGGACCAAGGCCAATTATTTCCGCCTGTTCGGTCGCCGCGACGAGGCCAACCAGAAATTCGCCTCGGGCGAGTGCGCGATGATTACTGCCGACTCGAACCAGTCGATCGCTTTCCGCGATGCCAAGGGTGTCGAACTTGGCGTCGCGCCGATGCCTTATCACGAAGACGTCTATGGCGGCCGCCGGCCGTCGCTGGCCGATGGCGCTTCACTGTGGGTGGGGGCGGGCCGCTCGCCGGCCGAATACAAGCAGGCCGCCAAGTTTGTCTCGTACCTGCTGGCGCCGGATAATCAGATCGAGCTGGTGCGCGCCTATGGTGGCTTGCCGCTGACCGCCGCCGCCCGCGCCGCTGCACGCAGCAAAATTCTGAAGGACGACGACGAAGCGCTGCAAGCCGCCTATGTTTCCTTGAAGGGTACGAATTCCAAACTGCCGTCAGCGCTGAACGTTTCGGATATCGATGCGGTGCGCATAATCACCGATGAGGAAATCGAGCTGGCGTGGTCAGACAAAAAGCCGTCCAAGGCCGCACTCGATACTGCGGTCAGTCGCGGCATGTCGGTCCTCAATGCGACGCCGGCCTTGAAGAAGGCGCAGCCCTTCTGA
- the alaS gene encoding alanine--tRNA ligase yields the protein MTSAEIRQQFLDFFASKGHQIVASSSLVPHEDPTLLFTNAGMNQFKDVFLGFDKRPYNRATTSQKCVRAGGKHNDLENVGYTARHHTFFEMLGNFSFGDYFKDDAIRYAWELLTEVYKLPSDRLWVTVYAEDDEAYDIWTREIGIPGERCIRIGDNKGARYASDNFWMMGDIGPCGPCTEIFYDHGEQHWGGPPGTPEEDGDRYIEIWNIVFMQFNRDEHGVMHPLPKPSVDTGMGLERIAAVLQGVHANYEIDLFRTLIAAAARETSAADMNSPSLKVLADHIRACAFLIADGVIPGNEGRGYVLRRIIRRAIRHGYKLGARAAFFHRMVPDLVAEMGAAYPELARYQARVMAMLRQEEDRFFETIEHGMAILEGELTAMEQSGKTEFSGEVAFKLHDTYGFPLDLTQDICRERRVNIKKSPVVHVASGAIVGQGAAVSMTVEITSFDTAMARQKEQARAAGKFRMAANLDYDGPATTFHGYDSLEYKANVLALYKDSAAVNQLNEGETGVVVLDNTPFYAESGGQVGDRGVLQSVHGTFAVEDTQKIQAAVFGHHGIVRTGAITVGNGVAARVDVLARMRTMRNHSATHLLHKALRDVLGDHVQQKGSQVDPDKTRFDFVHNQPLTNSEIRRVEQLVNAEILANTANECRVLPIAEAQNLGAMMLFGEKYGDTVRVLDIGSSRELCGGTHVARTGDIGLFSISAEGGVAAGVRRVEAVTGDNALAYMQGMEAALGGVAGTLKVLPKDVPARVAAVLHQVRKLERELAALKGKLASAQGDDMVNQATDVNGVRVLAVRLEGADINALRETMDKLKDKLKTAAIVLAAVADGKVTLIAGVTADLTARVKAGELVNMVAQQVGGKGGGRPDMAQAGGTQPENLPAALASVAGWVAGRL from the coding sequence ATGACAAGCGCCGAAATCCGCCAGCAGTTTCTCGACTTCTTTGCCTCCAAGGGCCACCAGATCGTCGCTTCGAGCTCGCTGGTGCCGCACGAGGACCCGACCCTGTTGTTTACCAATGCCGGGATGAACCAGTTCAAGGACGTCTTCCTCGGCTTCGACAAGCGCCCGTACAACCGTGCGACGACGTCGCAGAAATGCGTGCGCGCCGGGGGCAAGCACAACGACCTCGAGAATGTCGGCTACACCGCGCGCCACCATACTTTCTTCGAGATGCTGGGCAACTTCAGCTTTGGCGACTACTTCAAGGACGACGCGATCAGGTATGCCTGGGAACTCCTGACGGAAGTCTACAAACTCCCGTCCGACAGGCTGTGGGTGACGGTCTATGCCGAGGACGACGAGGCCTACGACATCTGGACCCGCGAGATCGGCATCCCCGGCGAGCGCTGCATCCGCATCGGCGACAACAAGGGTGCCCGCTACGCTTCCGACAATTTCTGGATGATGGGCGACATCGGCCCCTGCGGTCCGTGTACCGAAATCTTCTACGACCACGGCGAGCAGCACTGGGGTGGCCCGCCAGGAACGCCCGAGGAAGACGGCGACCGTTACATCGAGATCTGGAACATCGTCTTCATGCAGTTCAACCGTGACGAACACGGCGTCATGCACCCGCTGCCCAAGCCCTCGGTTGATACCGGCATGGGCCTCGAGCGCATCGCCGCCGTGCTGCAGGGCGTCCATGCCAACTACGAGATTGACCTGTTCCGGACGCTGATCGCCGCCGCCGCGCGTGAAACCAGCGCTGCTGACATGAACAGCCCGTCACTCAAGGTGCTGGCCGACCACATTCGCGCCTGTGCTTTCCTGATTGCCGACGGCGTCATTCCCGGCAACGAGGGACGCGGTTACGTGCTGCGCCGGATCATCCGCCGCGCCATCCGCCACGGCTACAAGCTGGGCGCGCGCGCTGCCTTTTTCCACAGGATGGTGCCCGACCTCGTCGCCGAAATGGGTGCTGCCTATCCGGAACTGGCGCGCTATCAGGCGCGCGTCATGGCGATGCTGAGGCAGGAAGAGGACCGCTTCTTCGAGACCATCGAGCACGGCATGGCGATCCTCGAAGGCGAGCTGACGGCGATGGAGCAATCAGGCAAGACGGAGTTCAGCGGTGAGGTCGCTTTCAAGCTACACGACACTTACGGTTTCCCGCTCGATCTGACGCAGGACATCTGCCGCGAGCGCAGAGTGAATATCAAGAAATCCCCGGTAGTGCACGTAGCTAGTGGAGCAATAGTTGGCCAGGGTGCAGCGGTAAGCATGACAGTCGAAATTACCTCCTTCGATACCGCGATGGCGCGCCAGAAGGAACAGGCGCGTGCCGCCGGCAAGTTCAGGATGGCCGCCAACCTCGATTACGACGGCCCTGCCACCACCTTCCATGGCTACGACAGTCTCGAATACAAAGCCAATGTCCTGGCGCTCTACAAGGACAGTGCTGCGGTCAACCAGCTAAACGAGGGCGAAACAGGCGTCGTCGTGCTCGACAACACGCCGTTCTACGCCGAATCCGGCGGCCAGGTTGGCGATCGTGGCGTGCTGCAGTCGGTGCATGGTACCTTCGCCGTCGAGGATACGCAGAAGATTCAGGCAGCCGTCTTCGGGCACCACGGCATCGTCAGGACTGGGGCCATCACGGTCGGCAACGGCGTCGCCGCCAGGGTGGATGTCCTGGCCCGCATGCGCACCATGCGCAACCACTCGGCGACCCACCTGCTGCACAAGGCGTTGCGCGATGTGCTCGGCGACCACGTGCAGCAGAAGGGGTCGCAGGTGGACCCGGACAAGACCCGCTTCGACTTCGTGCACAACCAGCCGCTGACCAATTCGGAAATCCGCCGCGTCGAGCAACTCGTCAATGCCGAGATTCTTGCCAACACCGCCAACGAATGCCGCGTACTGCCGATTGCCGAAGCGCAGAACCTTGGCGCCATGATGCTGTTCGGCGAGAAGTACGGCGATACCGTGCGGGTACTCGACATCGGTTCGTCGCGCGAACTGTGCGGTGGCACGCATGTTGCCCGCACTGGCGACATTGGCCTCTTCAGCATCAGTGCCGAAGGTGGCGTCGCGGCTGGCGTGCGCCGCGTCGAGGCGGTCACCGGCGACAATGCGCTGGCCTACATGCAGGGAATGGAAGCGGCGCTCGGCGGCGTTGCCGGCACACTGAAGGTGCTGCCGAAAGACGTGCCGGCCCGTGTTGCCGCGGTGCTCCACCAGGTGCGCAAGCTGGAACGCGAACTGGCGGCGCTCAAGGGCAAGCTGGCGTCGGCGCAGGGCGACGACATGGTCAATCAGGCAACCGACGTCAATGGGGTCAGGGTTCTTGCAGTCAGGCTGGAAGGGGCGGACATCAATGCCTTGCGCGAGACCATGGACAAGTTGAAGGACAAGCTGAAGACGGCCGCCATCGTGCTGGCTGCGGTGGCCGACGGCAAGGTAACGTTGATCGCTGGCGTCACCGCCGACCTCACCGCCAGGGTCAAGGCCGGCGAACTGGTCAACATGGTCGCCCAGCAGGTCGGCGGCAAGGGCGGTGGCCGCCCGGACATGGCGCAGGCCGGCGGCACGCAGCCGGAGAACCTTCCGGCGGCGCTGGCCTCGGTTGCCGGCTGGGTCGCGGGCAGGCTGTGA
- a CDS encoding alpha-D-glucose phosphate-specific phosphoglucomutase: MTHPLAGQPAPTASLADIPALLAAYRNPPDPADPAQRVAFGTSGHRGSALAGSFNEAHILAITQAVAEYRAGAGIVGPLFLGMDTHALSAPAQRTVLEVLAANGVAVRFQAAGGFTPTPVISHAILTHNAGRTAALADGIVITPSHNPPQDGGIKYNPPHGGPADTDVTGAIELRANELLADGNRGVRRVPCEQALNVSTTRAVDLMNGYISDLGNVIDMEAIRRAGLRIGVDPMGGAAVAYWAPIAERHGLDITVVNPAVDPAFAFMTLDHDGKIRMDCSSPYAMASLVALKDRFGIAWGNDADVDRHGVVTPSLGLMNPNHYLAVAIAYLLAHRPQWPATAAVGKTLVSSGLIDRVVAGLGRRLLEVPVGFKWFSTGLLDGSICFGGEESAGASFLRCDGSVWTTDKDGIILGLLAAEITAVTGKDPGQHYLDLAARHGTPHYLRIDAPASPAEKAAFKQLTAERVTATTLAGEPIVGKLTRAAGNDASIGGLKVVTENGWFAARPSGTEDIYKIYAESFTSAVHLQQVVAEAKQIVSAALGV; the protein is encoded by the coding sequence ATGACGCACCCGCTCGCCGGCCAGCCGGCCCCCACCGCCAGCCTCGCCGACATTCCGGCGCTGCTCGCCGCCTACCGCAATCCGCCCGACCCCGCCGACCCGGCGCAGCGCGTCGCCTTCGGCACCAGCGGCCACCGCGGCAGTGCGCTCGCCGGCAGCTTCAACGAGGCGCACATACTCGCCATCACCCAGGCGGTGGCCGAATACCGCGCCGGCGCGGGAATCGTCGGGCCGCTTTTTCTCGGCATGGATACCCACGCGCTGTCGGCCCCGGCGCAGCGCACGGTTCTGGAGGTGCTGGCCGCCAACGGCGTCGCCGTCCGCTTCCAGGCCGCCGGCGGCTTCACGCCGACGCCCGTCATCTCGCATGCCATTCTCACCCATAATGCCGGGCGGACGGCTGCCCTGGCCGACGGTATCGTCATCACGCCCTCGCACAACCCGCCGCAGGATGGCGGCATCAAGTACAACCCGCCGCACGGCGGGCCGGCCGACACCGACGTCACCGGCGCCATCGAACTTCGGGCCAACGAACTGCTCGCCGACGGCAACCGCGGCGTCAGGCGCGTGCCCTGTGAGCAGGCACTGAACGTGTCGACCACCCGTGCGGTCGACCTGATGAATGGCTACATTTCCGATCTCGGCAACGTCATCGATATGGAGGCGATACGCCGCGCCGGTCTGCGCATCGGTGTTGACCCCATGGGCGGCGCCGCGGTCGCCTACTGGGCGCCGATCGCCGAACGCCACGGGCTCGACATCACTGTTGTCAACCCGGCGGTCGACCCGGCCTTCGCCTTCATGACACTGGATCACGACGGCAAGATCCGCATGGACTGCTCCAGCCCGTATGCCATGGCCAGCTTGGTCGCGCTCAAGGACCGCTTCGGCATCGCCTGGGGCAACGACGCCGATGTCGACCGCCATGGCGTCGTCACCCCGTCGCTCGGGCTAATGAACCCCAACCACTACCTCGCCGTCGCCATCGCCTACCTGCTCGCGCATCGTCCGCAATGGCCGGCGACCGCCGCCGTCGGCAAGACTCTGGTGTCGAGCGGCCTGATCGACCGTGTCGTCGCCGGGCTTGGCCGCCGTCTGCTCGAAGTGCCGGTCGGCTTCAAATGGTTCTCCACCGGGTTGCTCGACGGCAGCATTTGCTTCGGCGGCGAGGAAAGCGCTGGCGCCAGCTTTCTGCGCTGCGACGGCAGCGTGTGGACCACCGACAAGGACGGCATCATCCTCGGCCTGCTCGCCGCCGAAATCACCGCCGTCACCGGCAAGGACCCCGGTCAGCACTATCTCGACCTCGCCGCCCGCCACGGCACACCGCACTACCTCCGCATCGACGCCCCGGCCAGCCCGGCGGAAAAAGCCGCCTTCAAGCAGTTGACCGCGGAACGCGTCACCGCCACCACCTTGGCCGGCGAACCCATTGTCGGCAAACTAACGCGCGCCGCCGGTAACGACGCGTCGATCGGCGGGCTCAAGGTGGTCACGGAAAACGGCTGGTTCGCCGCCCGGCCCTCGGGCACCGAGGACATTTACAAGATCTACGCGGAAAGCTTCACCAGCGCCGTGCACCTGCAGCAGGTGGTGGCCGAGGCGAAACAGATCGTTTCGGCGGCGCTGGGGGTGTGA
- a CDS encoding transposase zinc-binding domain-containing protein, whose protein sequence is MPATSACAPKEVPLGCASPRSAVYRRRRPEGTLRYRTVQTHLATWLALQDDGTGETAPAVTEREFCRYLDCGIHAHGFARARCADCGYDFLVAYSGTGRGVCPSSNT, encoded by the coding sequence ATGCCTGCCACCTCCGCCTGCGCCCCGAAGGAAGTACCCTTGGGGTGCGCCTCACCGCGCAGTGCGGTCTACCGCCGTCGCCGCCCCGAAGGCACGCTGCGCTATCGCACCGTACAGACGCATCTTGCCACCTGGCTGGCGCTTCAGGATGACGGCACCGGGGAGACTGCACCGGCGGTAACCGAGAGGGAATTTTGCCGTTACCTCGACTGCGGCATCCACGCTCACGGTTTCGCCCGTGCCCGTTGCGCCGACTGCGGGTACGACTTTCTGGTTGCATACTCCGGCACGGGGCGTGGCGTCTGTCCGTCCTCCAACACCTGA
- the ugpQ gene encoding glycerophosphodiester phosphodiesterase: MHPPLPRWIAHRGGGTLAPENTLAGIRLAASLGYQAVEFDVMLSADGTPVLIHDETLERTTNGTGHVCDTPDVVLFKLDAGNGEPVPLFAEAAALCRELGLLANVEIKPAIGHELATAAVVARLTADLWCGATIQPLLSSFSLAALEVARDVAPEISRGVLFEVPPADWYAQLDRLQAVTLHCAADLVSDEIIAEATAHDIPVLCYTVNTLEQAKTLFERGVSSLFTDRLDRFAG; encoded by the coding sequence ATGCACCCCCCGCTGCCGCGCTGGATTGCCCATCGCGGTGGCGGAACCCTGGCTCCGGAAAACACGCTGGCCGGCATCCGGCTGGCGGCCAGCCTCGGCTACCAGGCGGTCGAATTCGACGTCATGCTCTCGGCGGACGGAACGCCGGTGCTGATTCACGATGAAACGCTGGAACGCACGACCAACGGCACGGGCCACGTTTGCGATACACCGGACGTGGTCCTGTTCAAGCTCGATGCCGGAAACGGCGAACCCGTTCCATTATTTGCGGAAGCCGCCGCACTGTGCCGTGAATTGGGCTTGCTGGCCAACGTCGAGATCAAGCCGGCAATCGGCCACGAACTGGCGACGGCCGCTGTCGTCGCCCGGCTGACCGCCGACCTGTGGTGCGGGGCGACGATTCAACCGCTGCTGTCTTCCTTCTCGCTCGCAGCCCTCGAGGTGGCGCGCGACGTGGCGCCGGAAATCAGCCGCGGCGTTCTTTTCGAGGTGCCGCCCGCCGACTGGTATGCGCAACTGGACCGATTGCAGGCGGTGACGCTGCATTGCGCCGCCGACCTGGTCAGCGACGAAATTATCGCCGAAGCGACGGCACACGATATCCCGGTGCTGTGCTACACGGTCAACACGCTGGAACAGGCAAAAACGCTGTTCGAGCGTGGCGTCAGTAGCCTGTTTACCGATCGCCTCGATCGTTTTGCCGGGTAG
- a CDS encoding transposase: MVETAAYLADHVILRLPVRQWVFAVPKWLRYYLERDPAIQNAALRILLNAIQKTLRRCSSGASAASHIGVVDFIHRFGALLNAHLHFHCVVVDGVFNAVANGGVAFHVAGGLNAQAITAAAFRSTPRYASRRTSAMAWSACCATVPARPLCWNVCARRDGLTHI, encoded by the coding sequence ATGGTCGAGACCGCCGCGTATCTGGCCGATCACGTCATCCTGCGCCTGCCGGTGCGCCAGTGGGTATTTGCCGTACCCAAGTGGCTGCGCTATTACCTGGAGCGTGACCCTGCCATCCAGAACGCGGCGCTGCGCATCCTCCTGAATGCGATCCAGAAAACCCTGCGGCGGTGCAGTTCAGGCGCCAGTGCCGCGTCGCATATCGGCGTGGTGGATTTCATCCACCGCTTTGGCGCGCTGCTCAACGCCCATCTGCACTTCCACTGCGTCGTCGTCGATGGCGTATTTAATGCCGTGGCGAACGGTGGCGTCGCTTTTCACGTCGCCGGCGGGCTCAATGCGCAGGCGATCACGGCGGCGGCTTTTCGGTCGACGCCGAGGTACGCATCGAGGCGCACGAGCGCGATGGCCTGGAGCGCCTGTTGCGCTACTGTGCCCGCCCGGCCTTTGTGCTGGAACGTCTGTGCGAGACGGGATGGCCTAACCCATATTTAA